The sequence CACCGCCCGGGAGGTCGAGCAGAAACTCGAACACTACGACGTCGACGAATCAAAGGCCGACGTCCTCGACACGTTGAGCGTCGATCGCGGCTACTCTCGACGTGGCGGTGAGACACGTCACTACGTGACCGCTCCTGACGACGTCGACGGTATCGTTTCGGTCGTCGAGACGTTCCTCACGACTCACGAGGGGAAACGCCGGATCAGTGTCGATTCGGTCTCCGAACTCGCCTACTACGCCGGCGACCATCGGGCCGTCCAGGCCTTCGAAGGGATCGTCGACCTTCTCGACGAACACGATGCAGTCGGCCTGTTTCACGTCTCGCCCGAGGTCCACGAACCGGCCACGTTGGATCGACTCCGACGGATCGGGGATGCCGTCATCGAGGTGAACGAGGACGAAACGGTGCGCACCCAGTTCTGATCGTGGACGGTCCCATCGCTCTCCGACGGTGACTTCAGCGCTGTGAGGTCAATCCGCCCCGCGAGTCGCTCACGCGACGGCCATGTTGGCCATAATTGCGAGGACGAGGACGACGGCGATGACGATCGTCGACAGGACGTACTTGGTTGGAGTGCTCATATTGCTTCTCTCGAACGCGAATCCACTTAAACCCGAACAGTCCGTCCCGATGATCGACTCTCCCCACTCCGAATCGTTCAACCCCTCCTCCGAATCGTTCAACCCCTCCTCCGAATCGTTCGATCCCTCACTTCGAATCGTTCGATCCCCTACTCCGAGTCGTCGTCGCGCCACGAATCCGGGACCTGGATGATGTATTTCCCGTCCTCCTGGAGCGCGATAATGTGTTCTTCCCGATCGTAGAGCTCCATGAGATTCAACTCGTACTGCCCCGGCGCGACGATGCGAATGCTCTCGAACTGTTCGTTGAGTTCCTGTCTGAGTTCCTCGAGGGCGGGTTGATCCATTTCCTCGGACCCGTCGGGGCGGTCCACGACGCGCCCCTCGGCTGGTGGATCCGCGCTGTTTACTCCCGTATCGTCGGGTAGTTCGGAGCGATCGACCATCTCGCCGCGGGCGGAGGCCTGAGCTTCGTCTTCGTCGTCCCTGCCCGGCTCGATTGCGTCGGCGCGATCGTTGGTCGGTGCGTCGGAATGGGACTGGGAATCGTTGTGGCGGTTCGAGACGTAATCGCGGACCGTCGTCGCAGCACGGCCGACAGCGTCGGTCACGCTGCCGTCCTCGTCGGGACGCTCGGGTGGTTGTGCCGTCGTCGATTCGGGCTCGGCGGCCGTTTCGTCGACCGCATCGCTCGGGATGAACTGGAATTTGTTCCCCCCACACTCCGGACAGCCCGAAAGCATCTCCTTCGATCCGTTCTCGAAGGTCTGCCCGCAGGTGGTACACTGGTGGGGCATCGATTATCGCTGGGAGATGAGCGCCCGAATGAGCGTCTCGTCTTTCTGCAGTGATTGGATCTGGTTCGCGGGCCCGATGACGGTGAGTTTCGCGGTGGAGTCGCTGCCGATGAGACGACTCAAAAAGCCGCCGTTCGTCGCGGGCGAGCGCGGGAAACTCTCGATCTCGATGCCGGAGAAATCGTCGGGGTTGATCTCCGTCATGGTGACCTCGATCAGTTTCGATTCCTCGTCGGGCGTGAGCCCCTCTTCGAGGATGACGATGTTCCCCTTCCGGACGTCGTCGAGGATCATCCGAAT is a genomic window of Halanaeroarchaeum sulfurireducens containing:
- a CDS encoding DUF2073 domain-containing protein; protein product: MPEIEHPGDGVEIDLISGERMRNKTSMEKIRMILDDVRKGNIVILEEGLTPDEESKLIEVTMTEINPDDFSGIEIESFPRSPATNGGFLSRLIGSDSTAKLTVIGPANQIQSLQKDETLIRALISQR
- a CDS encoding DUF7090 family protein, with the protein product MDYRLAIENTPASVPAGTAILLMHPSTGGTDFVDTGFFRDDTDRFLVVSTRTTAREVEQKLEHYDVDESKADVLDTLSVDRGYSRRGGETRHYVTAPDDVDGIVSVVETFLTTHEGKRRISVDSVSELAYYAGDHRAVQAFEGIVDLLDEHDAVGLFHVSPEVHEPATLDRLRRIGDAVIEVNEDETVRTQF
- a CDS encoding OapC/ArvC family zinc-ribbon domain-containing protein → MPHQCTTCGQTFENGSKEMLSGCPECGGNKFQFIPSDAVDETAAEPESTTAQPPERPDEDGSVTDAVGRAATTVRDYVSNRHNDSQSHSDAPTNDRADAIEPGRDDEDEAQASARGEMVDRSELPDDTGVNSADPPAEGRVVDRPDGSEEMDQPALEELRQELNEQFESIRIVAPGQYELNLMELYDREEHIIALQEDGKYIIQVPDSWRDDDSE